A genomic window from Pseudocitrobacter corydidari includes:
- the rlmA gene encoding 23S rRNA (guanine(745)-N(1))-methyltransferase, with protein sequence MSWSCPLCHAPLTRSGNSYCCPHRHQFDMAKEGYVNLLPVQHKRSRDPGDSAEMMQARRAFLDAGHYQPLRDAICAKLDEIKPAQLLDIGCGEGYYTHAFAEIAGHTWGLDVAKNAIRAGAKRYANVDFCVASSQRLPFEDNCMDVVVRIYAPCNPEELARVVKPGGWVITVTPGPRHLVELKGLIYDEVQLHAPHSETLPGFTLQTHDALAYPMQLSGAEAVTLLQMTPFAWRAKPDVWETLKGQEHFDCQTDFAIHAWQRSED encoded by the coding sequence ATGTCCTGGAGTTGCCCGCTCTGCCACGCGCCGCTCACCCGCAGCGGAAACAGCTATTGTTGTCCTCATCGCCATCAGTTTGATATGGCGAAAGAAGGTTATGTCAATTTACTGCCCGTGCAGCATAAGCGTTCCCGCGATCCGGGCGACAGCGCAGAGATGATGCAGGCGCGCCGCGCCTTCCTTGATGCCGGGCACTATCAACCTTTACGCGATGCTATTTGCGCGAAGCTTGACGAGATTAAGCCAGCACAACTACTGGATATCGGCTGCGGGGAAGGGTACTACACTCATGCTTTTGCCGAAATTGCCGGGCACACGTGGGGCCTCGATGTGGCAAAGAACGCCATTCGCGCCGGGGCAAAGCGTTATGCGAATGTCGATTTTTGTGTCGCTTCCAGCCAGCGCCTGCCGTTTGAAGATAACTGCATGGACGTGGTGGTCCGTATTTACGCACCCTGCAACCCTGAAGAGCTGGCAAGAGTCGTTAAACCGGGCGGATGGGTGATTACAGTCACGCCGGGGCCGCGACATTTAGTTGAGCTAAAAGGGCTGATTTACGACGAAGTCCAGCTGCATGCCCCGCATTCGGAAACGTTGCCGGGCTTCACGCTGCAAACGCACGATGCGTTAGCCTATCCGATGCAGTTGAGCGGGGCGGAAGCGGTAACGCTATTGCAGATGACGCCGTTTGCCTGGCGCGCGAAACCAGACGTATGGGAAACCCTGAAAGGGCAGGAACACTTTGACTGCCAGACCGATTTTGCCATTCATGCCTGGCAGCGTTCGGAAGATTAA
- the ftsI gene encoding peptidoglycan glycosyltransferase FtsI yields MQDKSRGKPPHFTPVRFGLVCAGILSCLGFLLARVGWLQIVSPDNLVKQEDMRSVREEPIDVPRGMIVDRENRPLAVSVPVSAIWVDPQTLIEKGGVGFDNRWQALAKALNLSLSALQARVNAHPHSRFLYLARQVDPLQAQWIDKLHLPGINLREESRRFYPAGHVAANLIGFTNVDDQGIEGIEKSFNSQLIGKPGLRQVRKDKFGRVIENITEMAPVPAHNIQLSIDERLQTVTEDALDNAVRWNKAASGAAVLVKIDTGEILSMASYPDYNPNNREAATLDDFRNRAISDTFEPGSTVKPLVIMTALQQGIVRPDSVVDTHPYVLDGHRIRDVGYYPELTLTGILQKSSDTGVSRLSLAMPVQKLLDTYTAFGFGEPTGLGLTGESQGLLPHRRYWGELDRATFAFGYGLMVTPLQLAHVYATIGGFGISRPLSITRIDPPVIGHRVMPEPLVHQVEHMMESVALPGGGGTKAAVRDYRVAVKTGTAKKIGDDGKYVDKYVAYTAGVAPASNPQFALVVVINEPQNGQYYGGAVSAPVFSQIMGDVLRLENVMPDGLPQGSDNLIVMHAPAGAPAL; encoded by the coding sequence GTGCAAGATAAATCCCGAGGGAAGCCCCCTCACTTTACCCCCGTCCGGTTTGGTCTGGTATGCGCCGGTATTTTAAGCTGTTTGGGCTTCCTCCTTGCGCGAGTTGGCTGGTTGCAAATTGTCTCCCCCGATAACCTGGTCAAGCAGGAAGATATGCGCTCGGTGCGCGAAGAACCGATTGATGTACCACGTGGCATGATTGTCGATCGCGAAAACCGGCCGCTGGCTGTGAGCGTACCGGTCAGCGCGATTTGGGTCGATCCGCAAACCCTGATTGAGAAGGGTGGTGTGGGTTTCGATAATCGTTGGCAGGCGCTGGCAAAAGCGTTAAACCTCTCCTTAAGCGCATTACAGGCCCGCGTCAATGCGCACCCCCACAGCCGATTTCTCTATCTTGCCCGCCAGGTGGACCCGCTTCAGGCGCAGTGGATTGATAAGCTGCATCTGCCAGGCATTAACCTGCGCGAAGAGTCACGCCGCTTTTATCCTGCCGGCCACGTCGCGGCGAACCTGATAGGTTTTACGAATGTCGACGATCAGGGCATTGAAGGTATTGAGAAAAGCTTTAACAGCCAACTCATTGGCAAACCGGGTTTGCGTCAGGTGCGTAAGGATAAATTTGGCCGGGTTATCGAAAACATTACCGAAATGGCCCCCGTACCTGCGCATAACATTCAGCTCAGTATTGATGAGCGATTGCAAACGGTAACGGAAGACGCGCTGGATAACGCTGTGCGCTGGAACAAAGCCGCGTCTGGCGCAGCGGTACTGGTGAAAATCGACACTGGCGAAATTCTCTCAATGGCGAGCTACCCGGACTACAACCCGAACAATCGCGAAGCTGCCACGCTGGATGATTTCCGCAACCGCGCAATCAGCGATACCTTCGAACCGGGTTCCACGGTGAAACCATTAGTGATCATGACGGCGCTTCAGCAGGGCATTGTTCGCCCGGATAGCGTGGTCGATACTCATCCTTATGTACTGGACGGCCATCGCATTCGTGACGTGGGCTATTATCCGGAGCTCACCCTAACCGGTATTTTGCAAAAATCGAGCGACACGGGCGTCTCGCGTCTTTCACTGGCGATGCCGGTACAAAAGCTGCTGGACACCTACACCGCGTTTGGTTTTGGTGAACCGACCGGATTGGGCTTAACCGGTGAAAGTCAGGGATTGTTACCGCATCGTCGTTACTGGGGCGAGCTGGATCGTGCGACGTTCGCCTTCGGCTACGGCTTAATGGTCACGCCGCTGCAACTCGCGCACGTTTACGCGACCATTGGCGGCTTTGGTATTTCTCGTCCCCTGTCAATTACCCGTATCGATCCGCCGGTCATCGGTCATCGGGTAATGCCCGAACCCCTGGTGCATCAGGTTGAACATATGATGGAAAGCGTCGCGCTGCCGGGCGGTGGCGGGACAAAAGCCGCCGTTCGTGATTATCGCGTCGCGGTGAAAACCGGGACAGCCAAGAAAATTGGCGACGACGGGAAGTATGTCGATAAATATGTCGCGTATACCGCAGGTGTGGCGCCCGCCAGCAACCCGCAGTTTGCGCTGGTCGTGGTGATCAATGAACCGCAGAACGGACAGTATTACGGCGGCGCGGTTTCCGCACCGGTATTCAGCCAGATTATGGGCGATGTATTACGTCTGGAGAACGTCATGCCGGATGGCTTACCACAGGGCTCAGATAATTTGATTGTGATGCACGCGCCTGCGGGGGCGCCTGCGCTGTAA
- the cspE gene encoding transcription antiterminator/RNA stability regulator CspE — protein sequence MAKIKGQVKWFNESKGFGFITPADGSKDVFVHFSAIQGNGFKTLAEGQNVEFEIQDGQKGPAAVNVTAI from the coding sequence ATGGCAAAGATTAAAGGTCAAGTTAAGTGGTTCAACGAGTCTAAAGGTTTTGGCTTCATTACTCCGGCTGACGGCAGCAAAGATGTATTCGTACATTTCTCTGCAATCCAGGGTAACGGTTTCAAAACTCTGGCTGAAGGCCAGAACGTTGAGTTCGAAATTCAGGACGGCCAGAAAGGCCCAGCTGCAGTTAACGTAACTGCAATCTGA
- the mntP gene encoding manganese efflux pump MntP, protein MNAYAIILLALGMSMDAFAASMGKGATLHKPKFSEAIRTGLIFGVIETLTPLIGWGLGMLASRFVLEWSHWVAFVLLVFLGGRMIVEGFRGDDSDEECEPPRRHGFWLLVTTAIATSLDAMAVGVGLAFLQVNILVMALAIGCATFTMSTLGMMIGRFIGPLLGKRAEILGGIVLIGIGAEILYSHFAG, encoded by the coding sequence ATGAACGCATACGCAATTATTCTCCTCGCCCTTGGCATGTCGATGGATGCTTTCGCTGCATCGATGGGAAAAGGCGCAACGCTCCACAAACCCAAATTCTCTGAAGCCATCCGTACTGGCCTTATCTTTGGCGTTATCGAAACCCTTACCCCGCTGATTGGTTGGGGGCTGGGAATGCTCGCCAGTCGCTTTGTACTGGAGTGGAGCCACTGGGTGGCGTTCGTGCTGCTGGTCTTTTTAGGCGGGCGAATGATTGTCGAAGGATTCCGGGGCGACGATAGCGATGAAGAGTGCGAACCGCCCCGCCGTCACGGTTTCTGGTTATTAGTGACCACCGCAATTGCCACCAGCCTTGATGCTATGGCGGTCGGTGTCGGCCTGGCGTTTTTACAGGTCAATATTCTGGTGATGGCACTGGCCATTGGCTGCGCGACCTTCACCATGTCGACGCTGGGCATGATGATTGGCCGCTTTATTGGCCCGCTGCTCGGCAAACGGGCTGAAATTCTTGGCGGTATCGTGCTTATCGGTATTGGCGCAGAAATTCTCTACAGCCACTTCGCGGGTTAA
- a CDS encoding YebO family protein yields MSDLVSSGALNLASVVVSVLLLVVGLVLWFFVNRASSRTSEQIELLEALLDQQKRQNALLRRLCEANEPEKPAVEEKAVEAKNEDEDDFIRLVAER; encoded by the coding sequence ATGAGTGATCTAGTAAGTTCTGGGGCATTAAATCTGGCGTCTGTGGTGGTATCTGTTCTGCTCCTGGTCGTGGGGCTGGTACTTTGGTTCTTTGTTAACCGCGCAAGTTCGCGCACCAGTGAGCAAATTGAACTGCTTGAAGCATTGTTGGATCAGCAAAAGCGTCAGAATGCGCTGCTGCGTCGACTCTGTGAAGCCAATGAACCTGAAAAACCGGCAGTCGAAGAGAAAGCCGTTGAAGCAAAAAACGAAGATGAAGATGATTTCATTCGCCTGGTGGCAGAACGATAA
- a CDS encoding DUF986 family protein produces MTITDWVLVFFIIALLAFAIYDQFIMPRRHGATLLSIPLLRRNRIDGAIFVGLIAILIYNNINNNGAQITTWLLSSLALMGLYLFWIRSPKIIFKSAGFFFANIWIEYPRVKQMNLSEDGVLVMQLEQRRLLVRVKNIDDLERISKLLLSAQ; encoded by the coding sequence ATGACAATAACGGATTGGGTACTGGTTTTCTTCATCATCGCACTGCTGGCTTTCGCTATTTACGACCAGTTCATCATGCCCCGCCGTCATGGCGCCACGCTGCTTTCTATCCCCCTTCTGCGTCGTAACCGTATTGATGGCGCAATTTTCGTCGGTCTCATCGCGATTCTTATCTATAACAACATCAATAATAATGGTGCGCAAATCACCACCTGGCTGTTATCGTCGCTGGCATTGATGGGCCTTTATCTGTTCTGGATCCGCAGCCCAAAAATCATTTTCAAATCGGCAGGCTTTTTCTTCGCCAATATCTGGATTGAATATCCACGGGTGAAACAGATGAATTTATCCGAGGATGGCGTACTGGTGATGCAATTAGAACAACGACGTCTGCTGGTTCGTGTGAAGAATATTGATGACCTCGAAAGGATCTCTAAACTTCTTCTTTCTGCTCAATAG